A section of the Salvelinus alpinus chromosome 36, SLU_Salpinus.1, whole genome shotgun sequence genome encodes:
- the LOC139564738 gene encoding integrin alpha-IIb-like isoform X2, translated as MEEHRIHTSIQMMGLLLFALPHYSDTLNLNLVNFTEFSGPEGSFFGFSADFYQFSNKTISVVVGAPRANTSQPGVTEAGAVYLCPWAQTGRACTTMTFDTKGDEVYPHQNLVIRSSKSHQWFGATVRSSGNYIVACAPLFHWNVVDVGERDEAQNTPVGNCLVLNTLTGETVNFSPCRDVMTEKVYKARKYNNDRRYCEVGFSSDITKEGRLLIGAPGGYYFQGQIISAGLPDIVNSAKSQNAKPYVAGQTHSPETGGYNHYHGYSVAAGEFTGDSIPDYVVGVPNDRNTAGSVKIYNGNTLDFLRVKHTFLGSQVASYFGHSVAVTDINNDGRDDILIGAPLFLERVSGQQLQEVGQVSVYLQRGRSTFHSKPDQKLTGSQVYGRFGSTIAPLSDLDNDGFNDVAVGAPSSGIEGRVFIYMGTSDGLSPQYTQVIESPFRSLGPSPAQFGFTLRGATDIDSNGYPDLIVGAWGVNKIAVYRAQAVVMAKTQLSLYPDFLNPDVKECERTTTNEPVACFTVMMCISVSGHSIPEEIVLDAELQLDKMKQPMARRTLLLHTNLPQEYFQLTIQRDVGVVCRNQTAYLRHESEFKDKLSPIFISLNYSLSNSQETMLHGQRAVVAQTRIILDCGEDNVCVPDLRLTSEAGTGRLLIGDDHPALLVITAENRGEGAYETELEIRPPANTHYQSMVTDREGFSRLICAQKKENQTVVVICELGNPMKQGQKLQAGLFFSVGNLEKVESHVSFTLQIKRGSSPPECVLPIAKWEQKEQPDDLDEVGPLVEHVYELRNLGPSTVNARVVVEFPTHHHGDLLLYAFANASEDFLICHTESPDIDPYQLVKTGNATVGTVYKVKQNEVERLEPQRKETVHVNCTSGDTCLRFVCEAKGLERGWSAVVKVMSRLWVQTFLERPYENYVLHSIARYAVIDMPSKIQPEELPSGQAETQTSVAWRAPDGEKEVPVWWIVVAVLSGLFLLALLALIFWKVGFFNRNRPPCDDDDDNAEQLAGAGQPEYAEMPPNTEDKQE; from the exons ATGGAGGAACACCGCATTCATACATCAATACAAATGATGGGTCTCCTGCTATTTGCTCTCCCACATTACTCTGACACCTTAAATCTAAACCTGGTTAACTTCACTGAGTTCTCTGGCCCTGAGGGAAGCTTCTTTGGCTTCTCTGCAGATTTCTATCAGTTTAGCAACAAAAC CATCAGTGTTGTGGTTGGGGCCCCCAGAGCCAACACCAGTCAGCCAGGAGTCACTGAGGCGGGGGCTGTGTATCTCTGTCCCTGGGCACAGACAGGAAGGGCCTGTACTACCATGACCTTTGACACAAAAG GTGATGAGGTTTATCCTCACCAGAACTTAGTGATAAGGTCTTCAAAGTCCCACCAGTGGTTTGGCGCTACTGTGCGATCCTCTGGAAACTACATTGTG GCCTGTGCCCCCCTGTTCCACTGGAACGTGGTAGACGTGGGTGAACGTGATGAGGCCCAGAACACTCCAGTGGGGAACTGCCTAGTGTTGAACACACTGACAGGGGAAACGGTCAACTTCTCCCCCTGCAGAGACGTCATGACTGAGAAGGTTTACAAAGCCCGGAAGTACA ATAACGACAGACGGTACTGTGAAGTGGGATTTAGCTCCGACATAACAAAG GAGGGAAGGCTCCTTATTGGTGCCCCTGGAGGCTACTACTTTCAAG GTCAGATCATCAGTGCAGGACTGCCTGACATTGTCAACAGTGCCAAGAGCCAGAATGCCAAACCTTATGTGGCTGGACAAACCCATTCCCCTGAGACTGGTGGATACAATCATTACCATG GGTATTCTGTGGCCGCTGGCGAGTTTACTGGAGACTCAATACCAG ATTATGTGGTTGGAGTGCCTAATGACCGCAACACAGCAGGCTCA GTCAAAATCTATAATGGAAATACACTTGACTTTTTGAGAGTGAAACACACATTCTTAGGCTCTCAG GTGGCCTCTTACTTTGGCCACAGCGTTGCAGTGACTGATATCAACAATGATGG ACGAGATGACATCCTAATCGGGGCGCCCCTCTTCTTGGAGCGTGTGTCGGGCCAGCAGTTGCAGGAGGTGGGCCAG GTGAGTGTGTACCTGCAGAGAGGGCGCTCCACCTTCCACTCCAAGCCAGACCAGAAGCTGACAGGTTCCCAGGTGTACGGACGCTTTGGCAGCACCATCGCCCCCCTCAGTGACCTGGACAATGACGGTTTTAATG atgTTGCTGTGGGAGCCCCATCCTCAGGCATTGAAGGGAGGGTTTTCATCTACATGGGGACAAGCGATGGACTGTCTCCCCAGTATACCCAGGTCATTGAGAGTCCCTTCCGGTCCCTAGGTCCCTCTCCAGCACAGTTTGGCTTCACCCTGAGAGGAGCCACTGACATTgattcaaatggctacccag ATCTAATTGTTGGTGCATGGGGAGTCAATAAGAttgctgtgtacag GGCTCAAGCCGTGGTGATGGCAAAGACCCAACTCTCCCTCTACCCTGACTTCCTGAACCCAGATGTGAAGGAGTGTGAGCGCACCACCACCAACGAGCCTGTGGCCTG CTTCACAGTCATGATGTGCATTAGTGTGTCTGGCCACAGCATTCCAGAGGAGATAG TTCTAGATGCAGAGCTTCAGCTGGACAAGATGAAACAGCCAATGGCCAGGAGGACCCTGTTGCTGCACACAAATCTGCCCCAAGAGTATTTCCAGCTAACCATTCAGAGAGATGTGGGAGTGGTCTGCAGGAACCAAACCGCTTACCTAAGG CATGAGTCAGAGTTCAAGGACAAGCTGAGCCCCATCTTCATCTCCCTGAACTACAGCCTGTCCAACTCCCAGGAGACCATGCTGCATGGCCAGAGAGCTGTGGTCGCACAG ACCAGGATCATTCTGGACTGCGGAGAGGACAATGTCTGTGTCCCTGACCTGAGGCTGACTTCTGAAGC AGGTACTGGCCGTCTTCTGATAGGGGATGACCACCCTGCTCTGCTGGTCATCACAGCGGAGAACCGAGGAGAGGGGGCCTACGAGACCGAGCTGGAGATACGCCCACCTGCCAACACACACTACCAGAGTATGGTGACTGACAGAGAG GGCTTCAGCAGGTTGATCTGCGCTCAGAAGAAGGAGAACCAGACGGTGGTGGTGATCTGTGAGCTGGGAAACCCTATGAAGCAGGGCCAGAAg CTCCAGGCCGGTCTGTTCTTCAGCGTGGGGAACCTGGAGAAGGTGGAGAGCCACGTGTCATTCACATTACAGATCAAAAG GGGCTCCTCTCCACCTGAGTGTGTCTTGCCCATTGCCAAGTGGGAACAGAAGGAGCAGCCTGACGACCTGGACGAGGTTGGCCCGCTAGTGGAACACGTCTATGAG TTGAGAAACCTGGGTCCGAGCACAGTCAACGCCAGGGTGGTAGTAGAGTTCCCCACCCATCACCATGGAGACTTACTGCTCTATGCGTTCGCTAACGCCTCCGAGGATTTCCTCATCTGCCACACTGAGTCCCCTGACATCGACCCATATCAG TTGGTTAAGACCGGGAATGCTACTGTTGGTACAGTGTACAAGGTTAAACAGAATGAGGTGGAACGACTGGAGCCTCAGCGCAAAGAGACCGTTCACGTG AATTGCACAAGTGGAGATACCTGTCTGAGGTTTGTGTGTGAGGCCAAAGGTCTGGAAAGAGGCTGGAGCGCTGTGGTGAAGGTGATGTCCCGACTCTGGGTACAAACCTTcctggag AGGCCTTATGAGAATTATGTCCTCCACTCTATAGCACGCTATGCGGTTATAGATATGCCCTCTAAGATCCAGCCTGAAGAGCTGCCAAGTGGACAGGCTGAG ACCCAGACCAGTGTGGCGTGGAGGGCTCCTGATGGAGAGAAGGAAGTGCCGGTGTGGTGGATCGTTGTGGCTGTGCTCTCTGGCCTATTCCTCCTCGCTCTGCTAGCTCTGATCTTCTGGAAG GTGGGGTTCTTTAATCGCAACCGTCCCccgtgtgatgatgatgatgacaatgCAGAGCAGCTGGCTGGGGCTGGACAGCCTGAATACGCTGAGATGCCCCCAAACACAGAGGACAAGCAAGAATAA
- the LOC139564738 gene encoding integrin alpha-IIb-like isoform X1 — MEEHRIHTSIQMMGLLLFALPHYSDTLNLNLVNFTEFSGPEGSFFGFSADFYQFSNKTISVVVGAPRANTSQPGVTEAGAVYLCPWAQTGRACTTMTFDTKGDEVYPHQNLVIRSSKSHQWFGATVRSSGNYIVACAPLFHWNVVDVGERDEAQNTPVGNCLVLNTLTGETVNFSPCRDVMTEKVYKARKYNNDRRYCEVGFSSDITKEGRLLIGAPGGYYFQGQIISAGLPDIVNSAKSQNAKPYVAGQTHSPETGGYNHYHGYSVAAGEFTGDSIPDYVVGVPNDRNTAGSVKIYNGNTLDFLRVKHTFLGSQVASYFGHSVAVTDINNDGRDDILIGAPLFLERVSGQQLQEVGQVSVYLQRGRSTFHSKPDQKLTGSQVYGRFGSTIAPLSDLDNDGFNDVAVGAPSSGIEGRVFIYMGTSDGLSPQYTQVIESPFRSLGPSPAQFGFTLRGATDIDSNGYPDLIVGAWGVNKIAVYRAQAVVMAKTQLSLYPDFLNPDVKECERTTTNEPVACFTVMMCISVSGHSIPEEIVLDAELQLDKMKQPMARRTLLLHTNLPQEYFQLTIQRDVGVVCRNQTAYLRHESEFKDKLSPIFISLNYSLSNSQETMLHGQRAVVAQTRIILDCGEDNVCVPDLRLTSEAGTGRLLIGDDHPALLVITAENRGEGAYETELEIRPPANTHYQSMVTDREGFSRLICAQKKENQTVVVICELGNPMKQGQKLQAGLFFSVGNLEKVESHVSFTLQIKSKNSQNPDSNVAHLRIDVSAEAALEMRGGSSPPECVLPIAKWEQKEQPDDLDEVGPLVEHVYELRNLGPSTVNARVVVEFPTHHHGDLLLYAFANASEDFLICHTESPDIDPYQLVKTGNATVGTVYKVKQNEVERLEPQRKETVHVNCTSGDTCLRFVCEAKGLERGWSAVVKVMSRLWVQTFLERPYENYVLHSIARYAVIDMPSKIQPEELPSGQAETQTSVAWRAPDGEKEVPVWWIVVAVLSGLFLLALLALIFWKVGFFNRNRPPCDDDDDNAEQLAGAGQPEYAEMPPNTEDKQE; from the exons ATGGAGGAACACCGCATTCATACATCAATACAAATGATGGGTCTCCTGCTATTTGCTCTCCCACATTACTCTGACACCTTAAATCTAAACCTGGTTAACTTCACTGAGTTCTCTGGCCCTGAGGGAAGCTTCTTTGGCTTCTCTGCAGATTTCTATCAGTTTAGCAACAAAAC CATCAGTGTTGTGGTTGGGGCCCCCAGAGCCAACACCAGTCAGCCAGGAGTCACTGAGGCGGGGGCTGTGTATCTCTGTCCCTGGGCACAGACAGGAAGGGCCTGTACTACCATGACCTTTGACACAAAAG GTGATGAGGTTTATCCTCACCAGAACTTAGTGATAAGGTCTTCAAAGTCCCACCAGTGGTTTGGCGCTACTGTGCGATCCTCTGGAAACTACATTGTG GCCTGTGCCCCCCTGTTCCACTGGAACGTGGTAGACGTGGGTGAACGTGATGAGGCCCAGAACACTCCAGTGGGGAACTGCCTAGTGTTGAACACACTGACAGGGGAAACGGTCAACTTCTCCCCCTGCAGAGACGTCATGACTGAGAAGGTTTACAAAGCCCGGAAGTACA ATAACGACAGACGGTACTGTGAAGTGGGATTTAGCTCCGACATAACAAAG GAGGGAAGGCTCCTTATTGGTGCCCCTGGAGGCTACTACTTTCAAG GTCAGATCATCAGTGCAGGACTGCCTGACATTGTCAACAGTGCCAAGAGCCAGAATGCCAAACCTTATGTGGCTGGACAAACCCATTCCCCTGAGACTGGTGGATACAATCATTACCATG GGTATTCTGTGGCCGCTGGCGAGTTTACTGGAGACTCAATACCAG ATTATGTGGTTGGAGTGCCTAATGACCGCAACACAGCAGGCTCA GTCAAAATCTATAATGGAAATACACTTGACTTTTTGAGAGTGAAACACACATTCTTAGGCTCTCAG GTGGCCTCTTACTTTGGCCACAGCGTTGCAGTGACTGATATCAACAATGATGG ACGAGATGACATCCTAATCGGGGCGCCCCTCTTCTTGGAGCGTGTGTCGGGCCAGCAGTTGCAGGAGGTGGGCCAG GTGAGTGTGTACCTGCAGAGAGGGCGCTCCACCTTCCACTCCAAGCCAGACCAGAAGCTGACAGGTTCCCAGGTGTACGGACGCTTTGGCAGCACCATCGCCCCCCTCAGTGACCTGGACAATGACGGTTTTAATG atgTTGCTGTGGGAGCCCCATCCTCAGGCATTGAAGGGAGGGTTTTCATCTACATGGGGACAAGCGATGGACTGTCTCCCCAGTATACCCAGGTCATTGAGAGTCCCTTCCGGTCCCTAGGTCCCTCTCCAGCACAGTTTGGCTTCACCCTGAGAGGAGCCACTGACATTgattcaaatggctacccag ATCTAATTGTTGGTGCATGGGGAGTCAATAAGAttgctgtgtacag GGCTCAAGCCGTGGTGATGGCAAAGACCCAACTCTCCCTCTACCCTGACTTCCTGAACCCAGATGTGAAGGAGTGTGAGCGCACCACCACCAACGAGCCTGTGGCCTG CTTCACAGTCATGATGTGCATTAGTGTGTCTGGCCACAGCATTCCAGAGGAGATAG TTCTAGATGCAGAGCTTCAGCTGGACAAGATGAAACAGCCAATGGCCAGGAGGACCCTGTTGCTGCACACAAATCTGCCCCAAGAGTATTTCCAGCTAACCATTCAGAGAGATGTGGGAGTGGTCTGCAGGAACCAAACCGCTTACCTAAGG CATGAGTCAGAGTTCAAGGACAAGCTGAGCCCCATCTTCATCTCCCTGAACTACAGCCTGTCCAACTCCCAGGAGACCATGCTGCATGGCCAGAGAGCTGTGGTCGCACAG ACCAGGATCATTCTGGACTGCGGAGAGGACAATGTCTGTGTCCCTGACCTGAGGCTGACTTCTGAAGC AGGTACTGGCCGTCTTCTGATAGGGGATGACCACCCTGCTCTGCTGGTCATCACAGCGGAGAACCGAGGAGAGGGGGCCTACGAGACCGAGCTGGAGATACGCCCACCTGCCAACACACACTACCAGAGTATGGTGACTGACAGAGAG GGCTTCAGCAGGTTGATCTGCGCTCAGAAGAAGGAGAACCAGACGGTGGTGGTGATCTGTGAGCTGGGAAACCCTATGAAGCAGGGCCAGAAg CTCCAGGCCGGTCTGTTCTTCAGCGTGGGGAACCTGGAGAAGGTGGAGAGCCACGTGTCATTCACATTACAGATCAAAAG CAAGAACAGCCAGAATCCTGACAGTAATGTGGCCCATCTGAGGATCGATGTCAGCGCTGAAGCAGCTCTGGAGATGCGGGG GGGCTCCTCTCCACCTGAGTGTGTCTTGCCCATTGCCAAGTGGGAACAGAAGGAGCAGCCTGACGACCTGGACGAGGTTGGCCCGCTAGTGGAACACGTCTATGAG TTGAGAAACCTGGGTCCGAGCACAGTCAACGCCAGGGTGGTAGTAGAGTTCCCCACCCATCACCATGGAGACTTACTGCTCTATGCGTTCGCTAACGCCTCCGAGGATTTCCTCATCTGCCACACTGAGTCCCCTGACATCGACCCATATCAG TTGGTTAAGACCGGGAATGCTACTGTTGGTACAGTGTACAAGGTTAAACAGAATGAGGTGGAACGACTGGAGCCTCAGCGCAAAGAGACCGTTCACGTG AATTGCACAAGTGGAGATACCTGTCTGAGGTTTGTGTGTGAGGCCAAAGGTCTGGAAAGAGGCTGGAGCGCTGTGGTGAAGGTGATGTCCCGACTCTGGGTACAAACCTTcctggag AGGCCTTATGAGAATTATGTCCTCCACTCTATAGCACGCTATGCGGTTATAGATATGCCCTCTAAGATCCAGCCTGAAGAGCTGCCAAGTGGACAGGCTGAG ACCCAGACCAGTGTGGCGTGGAGGGCTCCTGATGGAGAGAAGGAAGTGCCGGTGTGGTGGATCGTTGTGGCTGTGCTCTCTGGCCTATTCCTCCTCGCTCTGCTAGCTCTGATCTTCTGGAAG GTGGGGTTCTTTAATCGCAACCGTCCCccgtgtgatgatgatgatgacaatgCAGAGCAGCTGGCTGGGGCTGGACAGCCTGAATACGCTGAGATGCCCCCAAACACAGAGGACAAGCAAGAATAA